A genomic region of Magnolia sinica isolate HGM2019 chromosome 6, MsV1, whole genome shotgun sequence contains the following coding sequences:
- the LOC131248395 gene encoding uncharacterized protein LOC131248395 isoform X2, translating to MAAANAVPLDSISAAEDLNAKAVHKRYEGLVTVRTKAIKGKGAWYWAHLEPILVHNSDTGLPKAVKLRCSLCDAVFSASNPSRTASEHLKRGTCPNFTSLPKPLSSISPSVAAAAAAAVPAPSRKRSSSGGGGNTAAAAAVVASSSYQIPPLAVVDPSRFCTEIVYSSAAAVAAPQQQQQQNQQQHLLLSGGKDDLGALAMLEDSVKKLKSPKASPGPTLSKSQIDSAVGLLTDWLYESCGAVSFSCVEHPKFKAFLQQVGLPQISRRELAGHRLDARYDEARAESETRICDAMFFQVAADGWKQRDCATPTGENLVNLIVNLPNGTSVFRKAVFTSGRVPSKYAEEILWETVADVSGGGGVQRCAGIVADRFKGKALRNLENQNHWMVNLSCQLQGISSLIKDFSRELPLFKTVSSNCLKLADLFNTNSKVRNSFHKYQLQELEQAGLLRVPPNSGNGGNGNTILLFAMLEDILNSARPLQLAVHDESYKVVCVEDPVAREVADLIRDIGFWNEVEAVHSLMKLIRMMAQDIEEDRPLVGQCLPLWDDLRMKVKEWCAKFSVSEGPVEKVIEKRFKKNYHPAWSAAFILDPLYLVRDSSGKYLPPFKCLTSEQEKDVDRLITRLVSREEAHIAVMELMKWRSEGLDPLYAQAVQVKQRDPITGKMKIANPQSSRLVWETCLSEFKSLGKVAVRLIFLHATACGFKCNWSFLRWVSSHRRSRAGMDKAQKMVFIAAHAKLERRDFSNEEEKDAELFANGEDDVLNEVFMDASSV from the coding sequence ATGGCCGCTGCCAACGCTGTTCCCTTAGACTCGATATCAGCAGCAGAAGACCTGAACGCGAAGGCAGTCCACAAACGCTACGAAGGGCTTGTGACCGTCCGTACAAAGGCCATCAAAGGGAAGGGCGCATGGTATTGGGCCCACCTCGAGCCTATCTTGGTCCACAACTCCGATACCGGACTACCGAAAGCCGTCAAGCTTCGGTGTTCTCTCTGCGACGCTGTTTTCTCCGCTTCCAATCCATCGCGGACTGCGTCTGAACACCTGAAGCGCGGGACCTGCCCCAATTTCACATCGCTCCCAAAACCCCTCTCTTCAATCTCGCCTTCTGTCGCCGCTGCGGCGGCGGCTGCGGTGCCCGCTCCGTCCCGCAAGCGCAGCAGCAGCGGTGGCGGAGGCAATactgcggctgctgctgctgttgttgcttcGTCTTCTTACCAAATTCCGCCACTGGCAGTAGTCGATCCCTCTCGTTTCTGCACGGAAATCGTCTACTCATCCGCTGCTGCTGTGGCTGcgccgcagcagcagcagcagcagaatcAGCAGCAACATTTGCTGCTGTCCGGCGGGAAGGACGACCTTGGAGCTTTAGCCATGCTGGAAGACAGTGTCAAGAAGCTAAAGAGTCCGAAGGCGTCGCCGGGTCCCACACTCAGCAAGAGCCAGATAGACTCTGCAGTCGGTCTCCTCACGGACTGGCTCTATGAGTCATGCGGCGCTGTTTCCTTCTCCTGCGTCGAGCACCCCAAATTCAAGGCCTTCCTCCAGCAGGTGGGCCTCCCGCAGATCAGTCGCCGGGAGCTTGCAGGCCACCGTCTTGATGCGCGCTATGATGAGGCCAGGGCTGAGTCGGAGACCAGGATCTGTGATGCAATGTTCTTTCAGGTGGCTGCTGATGGGTGGAAGCAACGGGACTGTGCCACCCCCACTGGAGAGAATCTAGTCAATCTCATTGTCAATCTCCCCAATGGGACAAGCGTGTTCCGGAAGGCAGTTTTCACAAGTGGGCGTGTCCCATCCAAGTATGCGGAGGAGATTCTCTGGGAGACGGTCGCCGATGTCTCTGGGGGCGGTGGGGTCCAGCGCTGTGCGGGGATTGTTGCAGACAGGTTCAAGGGCAAGGCACTGCGGAATTTGGAGAATCAGAACCATTGGATGGTGAATCTCTCTTGCCAGCTCCAAGGCATCAGCAGCTTGATCAAAGACTTCAGCCGTGAGCTTCCACTCTTCAAGACTGTCTCATCGAACTGCCTCAAGCTTGCAGACTTGTTCAATACCAACTCGAAGGTAAGGAACAGCTTCCACAAGTACCAATTGCAAGAACTCGAGCAAGCGGGCCTGCTCAGAGTGCCCCCCAATTCGGGCAATGGCGGAAATGGGAACACCATTCTCCTTTTCGCAATGCTGGAAGATATATTAAACTCTGCCCGACCGCTCCAATTGGCGGTGCACGACGAGTCATATAAGGTGGTCTGCGTTGAAGACCCTGTTGCTCGGGAAGTGGCAGATTTGATCCGTGATATTGGTTTTTGGAATGAAGTGGAGGCAGTTCATTCTCTCATGAAGTTGATTAGAATGATGGCCCAGGACATCGAAGAGGATCGGCCGTTGGTCGGGCAATGCCTGCCTCTCTGGGATGACCTGCGGATGAAGGTGAAGGAGTGGTGTGCGAAATTCAGTGTTTCAGAAGGTCCCGTTGAGAAGGTGATTGAGAAGCGGTTCAAGAAGAATTACCATCCAGCATGGTCCGCCGCATTCATACTAGACCCACTTTATTTGGTGCGGGACAGCAGCGGGAAGTATCTCCCGCCGTTCAAGTGCCTTACGTCCGAGCAAGAGAAGGACGTTGACAGGCTGATTACACGGCTGGTGTCAAGGGAGGAAGCCCACATTGCGGTGATGGAGCTCATGAAGTGGCGATCAGAAGGGCTTGACCCACTTTATGCACAGGCAGTTCAGGTGAAGCAGAGAGACCCCATCACAGGGAAGATGAAGATCGCAAACCCACAGAGTAGTCGACTAGTGTGGGAGACTTGCTTGAGCGAATTCAAGTCATTGGGGAAGGTGGCTGTGAGGTTGATCTTTCTCCATGCGACAGCATGCGGATTCAAGTGCAATTGGTCGTTTTTGAGGTGGGTTTCTTCCCATAGGAGATCGAGGGCTGGGATGGATAAGGCACAAAAGATGGTATTTATCGCGGCCCATGCCAAGCTCGAGAGGCGGGACTTCTCGAATGAGGAGGAGAAGGATGCGGAGCTGTTCGCGAATGGTGAGGACGATGTGCTCAACGAGGTTTTCATGGATGCATCCTCAGTGTAA
- the LOC131248395 gene encoding uncharacterized protein LOC131248395 isoform X1 yields the protein MAAANAVPLDSISAAEDLNAKAVHKRYEGLVTVRTKAIKGKGAWYWAHLEPILVHNSDTGLPKAVKLRCSLCDAVFSASNPSRTASEHLKRGTCPNFTSLPKPLSSISPSVAAAAAAAVPAPSRKRSSSGGGGNTAAAAAVVASSSYQIPPLAVVDPSRFCTEIVYSSAAAVAAPQQQQQQNQQQHLLLSGGKDDLGALAMLEDSVKKLKSPKASPGPTLSKSQIDSAVGLLTDWLYESCGAVSFSCVEHPKFKAFLQQVGLPQISRRELAGHRLDARYDEARAESETRICDAMFFQVAADGWKQRDCATPTGENLVNLIVNLPNGTSVFRKAVFTSGRVPSKYAEEILWETVADVSGGGGVQRCAGIVADRFKGKALRNLENQNHWMVNLSCQLQGISSLIKDFSRELPLFKTVSSNCLKLADLFNTNSKVRNSFHKYQLQELEQAGLLRVPPNSGNGGNGNTILLFAMLEDILNSARPLQLAVHDESYKVVCVEDPVAREVADLIRDIGFWNEVEAVHSLMKLIRMMAQDIEEDRPLVGQCLPLWDDLRMKVKEWCAKFSVSEGPVEKVIEKRFKKNYHPAWSAAFILDPLYLVRDSSGKYLPPFKCLTSEQEKDVDRLITRLVSREEAHIAVMELMKWRSEGLDPLYAQAVQVKQRDPITGKMKIANPQSSRLVWETCLSEFKSLGKVAVRLIFLHATACGFKCNWSFLRWVSSHRRSRAGMDKAQKMVFIAAHAKLERRDFSNEEEKDAELFANGEDDVLNEVFMDASSVVYEQIMQEWHYRGEMIQKMR from the exons ATGGCCGCTGCCAACGCTGTTCCCTTAGACTCGATATCAGCAGCAGAAGACCTGAACGCGAAGGCAGTCCACAAACGCTACGAAGGGCTTGTGACCGTCCGTACAAAGGCCATCAAAGGGAAGGGCGCATGGTATTGGGCCCACCTCGAGCCTATCTTGGTCCACAACTCCGATACCGGACTACCGAAAGCCGTCAAGCTTCGGTGTTCTCTCTGCGACGCTGTTTTCTCCGCTTCCAATCCATCGCGGACTGCGTCTGAACACCTGAAGCGCGGGACCTGCCCCAATTTCACATCGCTCCCAAAACCCCTCTCTTCAATCTCGCCTTCTGTCGCCGCTGCGGCGGCGGCTGCGGTGCCCGCTCCGTCCCGCAAGCGCAGCAGCAGCGGTGGCGGAGGCAATactgcggctgctgctgctgttgttgcttcGTCTTCTTACCAAATTCCGCCACTGGCAGTAGTCGATCCCTCTCGTTTCTGCACGGAAATCGTCTACTCATCCGCTGCTGCTGTGGCTGcgccgcagcagcagcagcagcagaatcAGCAGCAACATTTGCTGCTGTCCGGCGGGAAGGACGACCTTGGAGCTTTAGCCATGCTGGAAGACAGTGTCAAGAAGCTAAAGAGTCCGAAGGCGTCGCCGGGTCCCACACTCAGCAAGAGCCAGATAGACTCTGCAGTCGGTCTCCTCACGGACTGGCTCTATGAGTCATGCGGCGCTGTTTCCTTCTCCTGCGTCGAGCACCCCAAATTCAAGGCCTTCCTCCAGCAGGTGGGCCTCCCGCAGATCAGTCGCCGGGAGCTTGCAGGCCACCGTCTTGATGCGCGCTATGATGAGGCCAGGGCTGAGTCGGAGACCAGGATCTGTGATGCAATGTTCTTTCAGGTGGCTGCTGATGGGTGGAAGCAACGGGACTGTGCCACCCCCACTGGAGAGAATCTAGTCAATCTCATTGTCAATCTCCCCAATGGGACAAGCGTGTTCCGGAAGGCAGTTTTCACAAGTGGGCGTGTCCCATCCAAGTATGCGGAGGAGATTCTCTGGGAGACGGTCGCCGATGTCTCTGGGGGCGGTGGGGTCCAGCGCTGTGCGGGGATTGTTGCAGACAGGTTCAAGGGCAAGGCACTGCGGAATTTGGAGAATCAGAACCATTGGATGGTGAATCTCTCTTGCCAGCTCCAAGGCATCAGCAGCTTGATCAAAGACTTCAGCCGTGAGCTTCCACTCTTCAAGACTGTCTCATCGAACTGCCTCAAGCTTGCAGACTTGTTCAATACCAACTCGAAGGTAAGGAACAGCTTCCACAAGTACCAATTGCAAGAACTCGAGCAAGCGGGCCTGCTCAGAGTGCCCCCCAATTCGGGCAATGGCGGAAATGGGAACACCATTCTCCTTTTCGCAATGCTGGAAGATATATTAAACTCTGCCCGACCGCTCCAATTGGCGGTGCACGACGAGTCATATAAGGTGGTCTGCGTTGAAGACCCTGTTGCTCGGGAAGTGGCAGATTTGATCCGTGATATTGGTTTTTGGAATGAAGTGGAGGCAGTTCATTCTCTCATGAAGTTGATTAGAATGATGGCCCAGGACATCGAAGAGGATCGGCCGTTGGTCGGGCAATGCCTGCCTCTCTGGGATGACCTGCGGATGAAGGTGAAGGAGTGGTGTGCGAAATTCAGTGTTTCAGAAGGTCCCGTTGAGAAGGTGATTGAGAAGCGGTTCAAGAAGAATTACCATCCAGCATGGTCCGCCGCATTCATACTAGACCCACTTTATTTGGTGCGGGACAGCAGCGGGAAGTATCTCCCGCCGTTCAAGTGCCTTACGTCCGAGCAAGAGAAGGACGTTGACAGGCTGATTACACGGCTGGTGTCAAGGGAGGAAGCCCACATTGCGGTGATGGAGCTCATGAAGTGGCGATCAGAAGGGCTTGACCCACTTTATGCACAGGCAGTTCAGGTGAAGCAGAGAGACCCCATCACAGGGAAGATGAAGATCGCAAACCCACAGAGTAGTCGACTAGTGTGGGAGACTTGCTTGAGCGAATTCAAGTCATTGGGGAAGGTGGCTGTGAGGTTGATCTTTCTCCATGCGACAGCATGCGGATTCAAGTGCAATTGGTCGTTTTTGAGGTGGGTTTCTTCCCATAGGAGATCGAGGGCTGGGATGGATAAGGCACAAAAGATGGTATTTATCGCGGCCCATGCCAAGCTCGAGAGGCGGGACTTCTCGAATGAGGAGGAGAAGGATGCGGAGCTGTTCGCGAATGGTGAGGACGATGTGCTCAACGAGGTTTTCATGGATGCATCCTCAGT CGTGTATGAACAAATCATGCAGGAATGGCATTATAGAGGCGAAATGATCCAGAAAATGCGTTAA